In Rhizobium sp. ARZ01, a genomic segment contains:
- a CDS encoding valine--tRNA ligase → MLEKNYDSAAVEPRIAKVWEDADAFRAGAGAKPGAETFSIVIPPPNVTGSLHMGHALNNTLQDIMVRFERMRGKDVLWQPGMDHAGIATQMVVERKLMEKQQHRREMGREAFVEKVWEWKAESGGLIFNQLRRLGASADWSRERFTMDEGLSEAVLEVFVTLYKEGLIYKDKRLVNWDPKLLTAISDLEVEQVEVNGNLWHLRYPLEPGVTYQHPIAFDEDGKPVEWETRDYLVVATTRPETMLGDTGVAVHPDDERYKGIVGKHVILPIVGRRIPIVADEYPDPTAGTGAVKMTPAHDFNDFDVGKRQGLRAVSVLTIEGRIAIKDNEDFLEGLDHPAALHGAWDQLEGKDRFEARKIIVEFLDEAGLVDKIEPHKHTVPHGDRGGVPIEPRLTEQWYVDAKTLAKPAIASVREGRTKFVPKNWEKTYFEWMENIQPWCVSRQLWWGHQIPAWYGPDGQVFVEKTEEEALHAAIQHYISHEGPWKAWVEDKLENFKPGEILTRDEDVLDTWFSSALWPFSTLGWPKETPELDRYYQTDVLVTGFDIIFFWVARMMMMGLHFMKDDQGNPIEPFHTVYVHALVRDKNGQKMSKSKGNVIDPLDLIDEYGADALRFTLAIMAAQGRDVKLDPARIAGYRNFGTKLWNATRFAEMNGVKIDPQFVPEAASLTINRWILTELARTARDVTEAIENYRFNDAAGSLYRFIWNQFCDWYLELLKPIFNGEDEGAKAESQACAAYVLEETYKLLHPFMPFMTEELWAHTAGEGNERVGLICHAEWPSPAYADDAAADEINWLVDLVTGIRSVRAEMNVPPSAMAPLVIVDANAVTRTRLERHEAAIRRLARVDAITLADEAPKGSAQIVVGEATACLPLGSLIDLAAEAARLEKAIAKAGAEADRIRSKLANEKFVANAKPEVVEAERERLAELDQQLSSLGIALARVAEAG, encoded by the coding sequence ATGCTTGAGAAAAATTACGATTCCGCGGCCGTAGAACCGAGAATTGCGAAGGTATGGGAAGACGCGGATGCGTTTCGTGCCGGCGCGGGGGCCAAACCCGGCGCCGAAACCTTCTCGATCGTGATTCCTCCGCCGAACGTTACCGGTTCGCTGCACATGGGCCATGCGCTCAACAATACGCTGCAAGACATCATGGTGCGCTTCGAGCGCATGCGCGGCAAGGACGTGCTGTGGCAGCCTGGCATGGACCATGCCGGCATTGCGACCCAGATGGTGGTCGAGCGTAAGCTCATGGAAAAGCAGCAGCACCGTCGCGAGATGGGCCGCGAGGCGTTTGTCGAGAAGGTGTGGGAATGGAAGGCTGAGTCGGGCGGCCTGATCTTCAACCAGTTGCGCCGCCTTGGTGCCTCGGCCGACTGGTCACGCGAGCGCTTTACCATGGACGAGGGCCTCTCGGAGGCCGTTCTCGAAGTATTCGTAACGCTTTACAAGGAAGGTCTCATCTACAAGGACAAGCGTCTTGTGAACTGGGACCCGAAGCTTCTGACCGCCATTTCCGACCTCGAGGTCGAGCAGGTGGAAGTGAACGGCAACCTGTGGCACCTGCGCTACCCGCTCGAGCCGGGCGTGACCTATCAGCACCCGATTGCCTTTGACGAGGACGGAAAGCCCGTCGAATGGGAGACCCGCGACTATCTCGTCGTCGCGACGACGCGGCCGGAAACGATGCTTGGCGATACCGGCGTTGCCGTCCATCCGGACGACGAGCGCTACAAGGGCATCGTCGGCAAGCACGTCATTCTGCCGATCGTCGGCCGCCGCATTCCGATCGTCGCGGACGAATACCCGGATCCGACCGCTGGAACGGGCGCCGTCAAGATGACCCCCGCCCACGACTTCAACGATTTCGACGTCGGCAAACGCCAGGGTCTGCGCGCGGTCAGCGTGCTGACCATCGAAGGGCGCATCGCCATCAAGGATAACGAGGATTTCCTCGAAGGCCTCGATCATCCGGCAGCGCTGCATGGCGCCTGGGATCAGCTTGAGGGCAAGGACCGTTTTGAGGCGCGCAAGATCATCGTCGAGTTCCTCGATGAAGCGGGCCTCGTCGACAAGATCGAGCCGCACAAGCACACGGTTCCGCATGGCGATCGCGGCGGCGTGCCGATCGAGCCGCGGCTGACCGAGCAATGGTATGTCGACGCCAAGACGCTCGCCAAGCCGGCGATCGCATCGGTGCGCGAAGGCCGCACGAAATTTGTCCCGAAGAACTGGGAAAAAACCTACTTCGAGTGGATGGAGAACATCCAGCCCTGGTGCGTGTCGCGCCAGCTCTGGTGGGGCCATCAGATCCCGGCCTGGTACGGCCCGGACGGTCAGGTCTTCGTCGAGAAGACCGAGGAGGAGGCGTTGCACGCCGCCATCCAGCACTACATTTCGCACGAAGGGCCGTGGAAAGCCTGGGTCGAGGACAAGCTGGAGAACTTTAAGCCCGGCGAGATCCTGACGCGCGACGAGGACGTGCTCGACACCTGGTTCTCCTCGGCGCTCTGGCCGTTCTCCACGCTCGGCTGGCCGAAAGAGACGCCGGAGCTGGATCGGTACTACCAGACCGACGTATTGGTAACCGGCTTCGACATCATCTTCTTCTGGGTCGCCCGGATGATGATGATGGGGCTGCATTTCATGAAGGACGATCAGGGAAACCCGATCGAACCGTTCCACACCGTCTACGTTCACGCGCTGGTGCGCGACAAGAACGGGCAGAAGATGTCGAAGTCGAAGGGCAACGTCATCGATCCGCTCGACCTGATCGACGAGTACGGCGCAGACGCGCTGCGCTTCACGCTCGCGATCATGGCCGCCCAGGGCCGCGACGTGAAGCTCGATCCGGCGCGCATCGCCGGCTATCGCAATTTCGGCACCAAGCTCTGGAATGCCACGCGGTTCGCCGAGATGAACGGTGTCAAGATCGACCCGCAGTTCGTGCCGGAAGCCGCATCGCTGACGATCAACCGCTGGATTCTGACTGAACTCGCTCGGACTGCGCGCGACGTCACCGAAGCGATCGAGAACTACCGCTTCAACGATGCGGCTGGCTCCCTCTATCGCTTTATTTGGAACCAGTTCTGCGACTGGTATCTGGAGCTGCTGAAGCCGATCTTCAACGGTGAGGACGAGGGTGCGAAGGCGGAATCACAGGCCTGCGCAGCCTATGTTCTGGAAGAGACCTACAAGCTTCTGCATCCGTTCATGCCGTTCATGACGGAAGAACTTTGGGCGCATACGGCGGGCGAGGGCAACGAGCGCGTTGGTCTGATCTGCCACGCCGAGTGGCCGTCCCCTGCCTATGCCGACGACGCGGCCGCCGACGAGATCAACTGGCTGGTCGATCTCGTCACGGGGATCCGCTCCGTGCGCGCGGAGATGAACGTTCCCCCGAGCGCCATGGCACCGCTTGTCATCGTCGACGCCAACGCCGTGACGCGGACCCGGCTGGAGCGCCACGAAGCGGCGATCCGCCGGCTGGCCCGCGTGGACGCGATCACGCTCGCCGACGAGGCTCCCAAGGGATCTGCGCAGATCGTGGTCGGCGAGGCGACGGCTTGCCTGCCGCTCGGCAGCTTGATCGATCTCGCTGCGGAAGCCGCGCGCCTGGAAAAGGCGATCGCCAAGGCCGGCGCTGAAGCCGATCGCATTCGCAGCAAACTGGCCAACGAAAAGTTCGTCGCCAATGCCAAGCCGGAAGTCGTCGAGGCCGAGCGCGAAAGGCTGGCGGAACTGGATCAGCAACTGTCGAGTCTCGGCATTGCCCTTGCTCGGGTGGCCGAGGCCGGTTGA
- a CDS encoding OmpP1/FadL family transporter — protein MQRKTLASSVLGLAAFAVSTSALAGGLERHGYDVDLLFEKSPYVFDGTVTYVMPNREMKNAVDHSVHLNPATGLPLPTLNDLGYSSTADEYENYADPYLGAKASIGDAVDCVVDYSEPWGAHSNPGQGWAGAYDMTEIKVFSRNYGGACSYKFDAGPGKLRFIAGGFYQEVGGEKEALVLAPELLEMMGIVSSGLGRLEDMEGNGGGWRAGIGYEIPEYAMRASLVYTSKVDLGEINGVLDLTDLPVGLDPLSGINTPVYGTATMPEVLELKVQSGIAPDWLAFGSIKWTNWSRMQNISFCPKATKGIAGCFSGSPVEVTSLDLYYRDGWTVSSGVGHKFNDQWSGGVSLTWDRGTSTVTGSQSDSWTVGLGTAYTPTENVELRLGGALGILTSGESNPVHLTTTSYEYGTDFVSALSGELKIKF, from the coding sequence ATGCAAAGAAAAACACTGGCGTCGAGCGTACTGGGGCTTGCTGCGTTCGCCGTTTCGACTTCGGCGCTGGCCGGCGGCCTTGAGCGTCACGGTTACGACGTGGACCTGTTGTTCGAGAAATCGCCGTACGTCTTTGACGGCACGGTGACCTACGTCATGCCGAACCGCGAGATGAAGAATGCTGTCGACCACAGCGTGCACCTCAATCCGGCGACAGGGTTGCCGCTTCCGACATTGAACGACCTCGGGTACAGCTCGACGGCCGACGAATATGAAAACTATGCGGATCCCTATCTGGGCGCCAAGGCAAGCATCGGCGATGCGGTTGACTGCGTGGTCGACTACTCCGAGCCGTGGGGAGCGCACTCCAATCCTGGCCAGGGCTGGGCCGGCGCCTATGACATGACCGAAATCAAGGTGTTCAGCCGGAATTACGGCGGCGCCTGCTCTTACAAGTTCGATGCTGGCCCGGGCAAATTGCGTTTCATCGCTGGCGGGTTCTATCAGGAAGTTGGCGGCGAAAAGGAAGCCTTGGTCCTGGCGCCGGAACTCTTGGAGATGATGGGCATTGTTTCTTCGGGGCTCGGTCGCCTGGAGGACATGGAAGGCAATGGCGGCGGCTGGCGCGCGGGTATCGGCTATGAGATCCCCGAATACGCCATGCGCGCAAGCTTGGTTTACACCAGCAAGGTTGACCTTGGCGAAATCAATGGTGTGCTTGACCTGACCGACCTTCCGGTCGGGCTCGATCCTCTGAGCGGAATCAATACGCCAGTCTATGGCACGGCGACGATGCCTGAGGTTCTTGAGCTCAAGGTGCAGAGCGGCATTGCACCCGATTGGTTGGCCTTCGGTTCGATCAAGTGGACAAACTGGAGCCGAATGCAGAACATTTCCTTCTGCCCGAAGGCCACAAAGGGGATTGCGGGCTGCTTCTCCGGTTCGCCGGTCGAAGTCACCTCGCTCGATCTCTACTATCGTGACGGCTGGACCGTGAGCAGCGGTGTCGGCCACAAGTTCAACGATCAATGGAGCGGCGGTGTGAGCCTGACCTGGGATCGCGGAACGAGCACCGTGACCGGCTCGCAGTCCGACAGCTGGACCGTCGGTCTCGGTACGGCCTATACGCCTACCGAAAATGTAGAACTGCGTCTTGGCGGCGCCCTTGGCATCCTGACGAGCGGCGAATCCAATCCGGTCCACCTGACCACAACCAGCTACGAATACGGCACCGACTTCGTCTCGGCCCTGTCCGGTGAGTTGAAAATCAAGTTCTGA
- the exoR gene encoding exopolysaccharide production regulator ExoR yields MYKSESLSIKCLALGLCLSLGNGLSATKAYAFDPASGVSKESGPFDLFKFGFFSYKEGRKEDAVEAYRYAAEKGHTGSRWALANMYADGDGVAENDLEAFKIYSAIANQGVEPGSDDTGFFANALIALAGYYRRGIPDSPVKIDLAQARQLYFQAASTFGVPDAQFELARMILTGEGGAANVHQAKKWLNRAQKNGHAGAMGLLGNVIFQEGQTARGLAMMTTALDNCAPSDRGWLEEMQEQAFSLASEKDRRAAVTMTQQMKQGVN; encoded by the coding sequence ATGTACAAGTCTGAGTCACTCTCGATAAAATGTCTGGCCCTTGGCCTCTGTCTTTCTTTGGGTAACGGGCTGTCGGCGACGAAGGCTTATGCGTTCGATCCGGCGTCGGGCGTAAGCAAGGAAAGCGGCCCCTTCGATCTCTTCAAGTTTGGCTTCTTCTCCTACAAGGAAGGCCGCAAGGAAGACGCGGTCGAAGCCTATCGCTACGCGGCCGAAAAGGGCCATACCGGATCGCGTTGGGCGCTCGCCAATATGTATGCGGATGGCGACGGCGTCGCCGAGAACGACCTGGAAGCGTTCAAGATCTATAGCGCCATCGCCAATCAGGGGGTGGAGCCGGGGTCGGACGACACCGGCTTCTTCGCCAATGCTCTGATCGCGCTGGCAGGTTATTATCGCCGCGGCATTCCCGACAGCCCGGTGAAGATCGATCTGGCGCAGGCGCGTCAGCTTTATTTCCAGGCCGCATCGACGTTCGGCGTGCCTGACGCGCAGTTCGAACTGGCTCGCATGATCCTTACCGGAGAAGGCGGCGCGGCCAACGTCCACCAGGCGAAGAAATGGTTGAACCGTGCGCAGAAGAACGGCCATGCCGGTGCCATGGGCTTGTTGGGCAACGTCATCTTCCAGGAAGGGCAGACGGCCCGCGGATTGGCGATGATGACCACAGCGCTCGACAATTGTGCCCCCAGCGATCGAGGCTGGCTGGAGGAGATGCAGGAACAGGCCTTCTCCCTCGCCAGCGAAAAGGACCGTCGCGCAGCCGTGACGATGACCCAGCAGATGAAGCAGGGCGTCAACTAA
- the xth gene encoding exodeoxyribonuclease III has protein sequence MKIATWNINGVRARIDNLLAWLRESRPDIVALQEIKCQDDAFPRLEVESLGYHVETHGQKGFNGVALLSKIRPDEINRGLPGDDGDEQSRFIEGVFSIDGGVIRVCSIYLPNGNPPQDPVKYPYKLAWMDRLLAFAQDRLALEEPLVLAGDYNVIPEPHDCWDVKVWQGDALYLPPTRQAFRRLENLGFTDAVRASTDETPLYTFWDYQAGCWPKNNGIRIDHLMLSPEASDRLVCTGVEKHVRNWEKPSDHVPVVAHFA, from the coding sequence ATGAAGATCGCCACCTGGAACATCAATGGCGTGCGCGCCCGCATCGACAACCTGCTCGCCTGGCTCCGGGAATCCCGTCCCGACATTGTCGCGCTGCAGGAAATCAAATGCCAGGACGATGCCTTTCCCCGCCTCGAGGTCGAGTCGCTCGGCTACCACGTCGAGACTCATGGCCAGAAAGGCTTCAACGGCGTGGCGCTTCTGTCGAAGATCCGCCCCGACGAAATCAATCGGGGACTGCCCGGCGATGACGGCGACGAGCAGTCGCGCTTCATCGAAGGCGTTTTTTCGATCGATGGCGGGGTCATCCGCGTTTGCTCCATCTACCTGCCAAACGGAAATCCACCGCAGGATCCGGTAAAGTACCCCTATAAACTCGCCTGGATGGACCGCCTGCTGGCGTTCGCGCAGGACCGGCTCGCGCTCGAGGAACCGTTGGTACTGGCCGGAGACTACAACGTCATTCCCGAGCCCCACGACTGCTGGGACGTCAAGGTCTGGCAGGGCGATGCGCTTTACCTTCCGCCAACGCGCCAGGCGTTCCGGCGGCTCGAAAATCTCGGCTTCACCGACGCCGTGCGCGCTTCGACCGATGAGACGCCACTCTACACGTTCTGGGACTACCAGGCAGGCTGCTGGCCCAAGAACAACGGCATCCGCATCGATCACCTGATGCTGTCGCCGGAGGCGTCCGATCGCCTTGTCTGCACAGGGGTGGAGAAGCACGTTCGCAACTGGGAAAAGCCTTCGGATCACGTGCCTGTGGTCGCGCATTTCGCCTAA
- a CDS encoding iron-sulfur cluster assembly accessory protein — translation MSDKNVTLSDAAAKRIAVILGADPAKNAMRVSVEGGGCSGFSYKFDLVDATGADDLVLEKGEARVLIDQLSLVYMDGAEIDFVDNLMGQSFQIKNPNAVASCGCGTSFSI, via the coding sequence ATGAGCGACAAGAACGTCACCCTTTCAGACGCTGCAGCCAAGCGCATTGCTGTCATCCTCGGCGCTGACCCCGCCAAGAATGCCATGCGCGTTTCGGTCGAAGGTGGCGGCTGTTCCGGCTTCTCCTACAAGTTCGATCTGGTCGATGCCACCGGCGCCGACGATCTTGTCCTGGAGAAGGGCGAGGCCCGCGTGCTGATCGACCAACTCTCGCTCGTCTACATGGATGGCGCGGAAATCGACTTCGTCGACAATCTCATGGGGCAGTCGTTCCAGATCAAGAATCCCAATGCGGTCGCAAGTTGCGGCTGCGGCACCAGCTTTTCCATCTGA
- a CDS encoding deoxyguanosinetriphosphate triphosphohydrolase — MTLDRHALGFGAGQRAIYAADPWLNRGRLFEEGQSPTRSDFQRDRDRIVHTTAFRRLKHKTQVFIAADGDHYRTRLTHTIEVAQIARALARALKLDEDLAEGVALVHDFGHTPFGHTGEDALHEALAPYGGFDHNAQSLRIVTKLERRYAEFDGLNLTWESLEGLVKHNGPLLTPKGEGTRGPVPQPILDYCALHDLELASYASLEAQVAAIADDIAYNTHDIDDGLRAGYLSFDMLEEVPFLAELMAEVRRLYPALEPSRFTHEIMRRQITAMVEDVIGYAQAALSDVRPECVDDVRQAGRVMATFSEPFAATDKAIKKMLFSRIYRHPEVMRVRANAASIVTDLFQAFMDDPQQMQGHYWVDHIREMPEAARARHVGDYLAGMTDNYAVDTHRRLFDHTPELR; from the coding sequence ATGACACTGGACAGACATGCCCTCGGCTTCGGCGCGGGCCAAAGGGCGATCTATGCGGCCGATCCCTGGTTGAACCGCGGTAGGCTTTTCGAAGAAGGGCAGAGCCCGACGCGCTCGGATTTCCAGCGCGACCGTGACCGGATCGTCCATACGACCGCCTTCCGCCGGCTGAAGCACAAGACCCAGGTCTTTATCGCGGCAGACGGCGATCATTACCGCACCCGACTGACCCATACGATCGAGGTGGCGCAGATTGCGCGGGCGCTGGCGCGCGCGCTCAAGCTGGACGAAGACCTCGCCGAGGGAGTCGCGCTGGTACACGACTTCGGTCACACCCCGTTCGGCCACACCGGGGAGGATGCCCTTCACGAGGCACTCGCCCCTTACGGCGGTTTCGACCACAATGCCCAGTCGCTTCGCATCGTCACCAAGCTGGAACGGCGCTATGCCGAGTTCGACGGGCTTAATCTGACCTGGGAAAGCCTGGAGGGGCTGGTCAAGCACAACGGCCCGCTGTTGACGCCGAAGGGTGAGGGGACACGCGGACCCGTTCCGCAGCCGATCCTCGACTACTGCGCGCTCCACGATCTCGAACTTGCCAGCTATGCCAGTCTTGAGGCGCAGGTTGCCGCGATTGCGGATGACATCGCCTACAACACCCATGACATCGACGACGGCCTGCGCGCCGGCTATCTCTCCTTCGATATGTTGGAAGAGGTTCCCTTCCTGGCCGAGTTGATGGCGGAGGTGCGGCGTCTTTATCCGGCACTGGAGCCATCGCGCTTTACCCACGAGATCATGCGCCGGCAGATCACCGCCATGGTCGAGGACGTCATCGGTTATGCGCAAGCCGCGCTGAGCGACGTTCGACCGGAATGCGTGGACGACGTGCGTCAGGCCGGTCGCGTGATGGCGACTTTTTCCGAGCCGTTTGCCGCGACTGACAAGGCGATCAAGAAGATGCTCTTCTCGCGCATCTACCGCCACCCGGAAGTGATGCGCGTGCGCGCCAATGCCGCGTCTATCGTCACCGACCTGTTCCAGGCCTTTATGGACGATCCGCAACAGATGCAAGGACACTATTGGGTGGACCATATCCGCGAAATGCCCGAGGCGGCGAGGGCTCGCCACGTCGGCGACTACCTTGCCGGCATGACGGATAACTACGCAGTCGATACCCACAGGCGGCTGTTTGACCATACGCCGGAATTGCGATAG
- the argS gene encoding arginine--tRNA ligase translates to MNLFVDFETRIKSVLEELDVVREKRAEVDFSRIGVEPPRDASHGDVATNAAMVLAKPLGTNPRALAELIVEKLRQDPEVAEVSVAGPGFINVRLSVGYWQKVLADIIRQGTEFGRSQMGSGRKINVEYVSANPTGPMHVGHCRGAVVGDALANLLGFAGYGVTKEYYINDAGSQVDVLARSAFLRYREALGEKIGEIPAGLYPGDYLVPVGEALAAEFGSSLRLMPEEKWLPIVKDRTIDAMMAMIRDDLKALNVTHEVFYSERTLHANGGAPIRTAINDLTFKGHVYKGVLPPPKGQLPEDWEDREQTLFRSTEVGDDIDRPLIKSDGSYTYFAADVAYFKDKFDRGFDEMIYILGADHGGYVKRLEAVCRAISEGKAKLTVLLCQLVKLYRNGEPVKMSKRSGDFVTLREVVEEVGSDSVRFMMLYRKSSEPLDFDFAKVTEQSKDNPVFYVQYAHARCMSVFRQAAEAFPDLDLDGIDLASAVAGNISDASELQLLAKLAEYPRAIEAAAQAHEPHRIAFYLYDLASAFHAHWNKGKDQPDLRFVNDKNRELSIARLGLVYAVASVLKSGLAITGTAAPNEMR, encoded by the coding sequence ATGAACCTCTTTGTCGATTTCGAGACCCGAATCAAAAGCGTATTGGAAGAACTTGATGTCGTGCGTGAAAAGCGCGCCGAAGTCGATTTTTCCCGCATCGGCGTCGAACCGCCGCGCGATGCCAGCCACGGCGATGTGGCGACGAATGCTGCGATGGTGCTGGCAAAGCCGCTCGGCACCAATCCGCGCGCACTCGCCGAACTGATCGTGGAGAAACTGCGCCAGGATCCGGAAGTCGCCGAGGTGTCGGTGGCAGGCCCAGGCTTCATCAACGTCCGCCTGTCCGTCGGCTACTGGCAGAAGGTGCTCGCCGACATTATCCGTCAGGGCACGGAGTTCGGCCGCAGCCAGATGGGTTCCGGGCGGAAGATCAACGTGGAATATGTCTCGGCCAACCCGACGGGTCCCATGCATGTCGGCCATTGCCGCGGCGCCGTCGTTGGTGATGCGCTCGCCAATCTGCTCGGCTTCGCCGGCTACGGCGTGACCAAGGAATACTACATCAACGACGCCGGTTCGCAGGTCGACGTGCTCGCCCGCTCCGCCTTTCTGCGCTATCGCGAGGCGCTGGGCGAGAAGATCGGCGAGATACCGGCTGGGCTCTATCCGGGGGACTATCTGGTGCCGGTCGGCGAGGCACTCGCTGCTGAATTCGGCTCCAGCCTGCGCCTGATGCCGGAGGAAAAGTGGCTGCCGATCGTTAAGGACCGCACCATCGATGCGATGATGGCCATGATCCGCGACGACCTGAAGGCGCTCAACGTCACCCATGAGGTCTTTTACTCGGAGCGTACGCTGCATGCCAATGGCGGCGCGCCGATCCGCACGGCAATCAATGACCTGACGTTCAAGGGGCATGTCTACAAGGGCGTGCTGCCGCCGCCTAAGGGGCAGTTGCCGGAAGACTGGGAAGATCGCGAGCAGACGCTGTTCCGCTCGACGGAGGTTGGTGACGACATCGACCGGCCGCTGATCAAGTCCGACGGCAGCTATACCTATTTCGCCGCCGACGTTGCCTACTTCAAGGACAAGTTTGATCGCGGCTTCGATGAGATGATCTACATTCTCGGCGCCGACCACGGTGGATATGTCAAGCGGCTGGAGGCTGTCTGCCGGGCGATTTCCGAGGGTAAGGCGAAGCTGACGGTGCTGCTTTGCCAGCTCGTCAAGCTGTATCGAAACGGCGAGCCGGTGAAAATGTCGAAGCGCTCGGGCGACTTCGTCACTCTGCGTGAGGTCGTAGAGGAGGTCGGCTCCGATTCGGTGCGCTTCATGATGCTCTATCGCAAGAGTTCCGAGCCGCTCGATTTTGACTTCGCCAAGGTCACGGAGCAATCGAAGGATAACCCGGTCTTCTACGTGCAATATGCGCACGCGCGCTGCATGTCGGTCTTCCGGCAGGCCGCAGAAGCCTTCCCAGATCTCGACCTCGATGGCATCGATTTAGCCTCCGCAGTAGCCGGCAATATCTCCGACGCCAGTGAACTGCAGTTGCTTGCCAAGCTTGCAGAGTATCCCCGCGCCATCGAGGCTGCGGCACAGGCCCACGAGCCCCACCGCATCGCATTTTACCTTTATGACCTGGCAAGTGCTTTCCACGCGCACTGGAATAAGGGCAAGGATCAGCCCGACTTACGTTTTGTTAATGATAAAAACCGAGAATTGAGTATAGCCAGACTCGGGCTGGTGTATGCCGTCGCATCTGTTCTAAAGTCGGGGCTTGCCATTACAGGCACAGCCGCCCCGAACGAGATGCGGTAG